One Tolypothrix bouteillei VB521301 DNA window includes the following coding sequences:
- a CDS encoding ferrochelatase, with the protein MVATPEKLQKSHQDASGQQRVAVLLMGYGEVESYEDFANYNEQALNLLTAKFAPVPTWVYPPLAKLLALFDRHEWGHQHHDFISPHNSIFEKQRAGIEKNLQAKWGEGVKVFKAFNFCAPFLPKQVLAEIKNEGFDKILIYPLLVVDSIFTSGIAIEQVNNALAEMADGNEHWVKGQRYIPSFYNEPAYIDLMAHLVEEKIHADLIDAYLPSQIGIILMNHGCPHKAKGFTSGITESQALYDLVRDKLINRYPLISVGWLNHDTPLIEWTQPNVEQAANNLIQLGAKAIVFMPIGFATENHETLLDVHHIIHALEKKHSGVSYVQMPCVNDDPAFLAMVAEWANAHIAELLSEEAVSVNPHLAVGHHHHHHH; encoded by the coding sequence GTGGTTGCCACGCCGGAAAAACTACAAAAATCGCACCAGGACGCATCGGGTCAACAACGTGTCGCCGTATTGCTCATGGGCTATGGCGAAGTTGAAAGTTATGAGGATTTCGCCAATTATAACGAACAGGCTTTAAACCTATTGACTGCAAAATTCGCACCAGTGCCAACTTGGGTTTATCCTCCGTTGGCAAAGCTTTTAGCATTATTTGACCGTCACGAGTGGGGACACCAGCATCATGATTTCATTTCCCCACACAACTCTATTTTTGAAAAACAACGAGCGGGTATTGAGAAAAACCTGCAAGCTAAGTGGGGAGAAGGGGTGAAAGTCTTTAAAGCTTTCAACTTCTGCGCCCCTTTCCTTCCCAAACAAGTCTTAGCAGAAATCAAAAACGAAGGTTTTGATAAAATACTTATCTATCCACTGTTAGTTGTGGATTCTATCTTCACCAGCGGTATTGCCATTGAGCAAGTTAACAATGCTTTAGCTGAGATGGCAGATGGTAACGAACACTGGGTTAAAGGACAGCGTTATATCCCTTCTTTTTACAATGAGCCAGCCTATATCGATTTGATGGCGCATCTTGTTGAAGAAAAAATTCATGCTGATTTGATCGATGCTTATCTACCTTCTCAAATTGGCATTATTTTAATGAATCACGGTTGTCCCCACAAAGCTAAGGGATTCACCTCTGGAATCACTGAAAGTCAAGCACTTTATGATTTAGTGCGGGATAAGTTAATCAACCGCTATCCACTTATCTCAGTTGGTTGGCTTAACCATGACACACCTCTTATTGAATGGACGCAGCCAAATGTCGAACAGGCTGCAAACAATTTGATTCAATTGGGTGCTAAAGCGATCGTATTTATGCCAATTGGCTTTGCGACAGAAAACCACGAAACTCTATTGGACGTACATCATATCATCCACGCTTTAGAGAAAAAGCATTCTGGTGTCAGTTACGTGCAAATGCCTTGCGTTAACGACGATCCAGCATTTTTGGCAATGGTAGCAGAATGGGCAAATGCTCACATTGCTGAGTTGCTCTCAGAAGAAGCGGTGTCAGTGAATCCTCACTTAGCTGTAGGTCATCATCACCATCACCACCATTAA